A window of Mycolicibacterium holsaticum DSM 44478 = JCM 12374 genomic DNA:
GTCCCACGTGGCCGCCCTGCTCGGCGTGCTGGTGGGCGGCGGCACCGTCGTCGTCATCAACCCCTCGCGCGGCGATGACCGGATCAAGGACGACATCGAGGGACTCCGGCTCCCGCTGATCATCGGAACCGACGCCGACCTCGAGACGCTGGTGCAACCGTCCGCAAACACCACCACGGTGGCGATCGCCGGTATCACCGACCCACCGCATGTGGTGGCCGCGAACGGGGCCGGCCCCGACACCGGGCGGGCCGATGTCGCCGTACGGATGCTGACCAGCGGAACGACGGGGCCACCCAAGCGCGTCGACCTCACCTACGACATGTTGGCGTGCAGCGTGATCGGCACCGACTACGCCAACGCAACGGCACCGAAGGAACTGCGACGGGGTGTGGCGATCGTCAACGCGCCGCTGGTGCACATCGGCGGTGTGTACCGCGTCCTGCAGTGTGTCTGTGAGGCCCGCTCGTTCGCGCTCCTGGACCGCTTCGAACTGCACCCGTGGGCCGATGCGGTGCGCCGCCATCGCCCGCGCGCGGTGTCGCTGGTGCCCGCCGCATTACGCACCGTCCTGCACTCTGATCTGACCCGCGACGATCTGGCCGGCATCCGCGCGGTCACCTCCGGTACCGCGCCGCTGTCGGCCGAGGACGCCGATGCGTTCACCGCCAAATTCGGCATACCGGTGCTGACATCCTATGCCGCAACCGAATTCGGCGGCGGCGTGGCCGGCTGGTCATTCGCGGACTATCAACGGTACTGGAAAGCCAAGCGGGGCAGCGTCGGACGGGCCACGCTCGGCGCGCAGTTGCGGGTGGTGGATGACGCAGGCACACCGTTGGCGGCCGACCAGCCCGGGCTGCTGGAGGTCAAACCGGGTCAGCTCGGGCCGTCCGCGGACTGGCTGCGCACCACCGACATGGCCCGCATCGACGCCGACGGTTTTCTGTGGATCCTCGGCCGCGCCGACCAGGCGATCATCCGGGGCGGCTTCAAGGTGATGCCCGACGAGGTGCGTGCCGCACTGGAGAGCCACCCCGCCGTGCACGGCGCCGCGGTCGTCGGCCGCCCCGACGAGCGGCTCGGCGAGACGCCGGTGGCCATGGTGGAACTGCGCGAACACGTCGAGACGGCCGCGCTGATGGATCACCTGCGAACCCGGCTGGCGCGCTACGAGATCCCCACCGACATCACCGTCGTCGCCGAGATCCCCCGCACGCCGTCGGGCAAGCCCGATTTGAACGCGATCCGAGAATTCTTCACCACCTCCGTCGAGCATGCCTGAAACCACGGTCGGCGCGGTGCTGCGGGGGCAGGCCGAACGTCGCGGCGCCCACCCCTTTCTGATCTGCGACGCCGACCGGCTCACCTACGCCGACGCCGACAAACGATCCGCGCGCTTGGCCCGCGGCCTGATCACGCTCGGCGCGGGTAAAGGCACCCATGTCGGCGTGCTGTACCCGAACGGCTCAGCGTTCGTGGTCGCGATGATGGCCGCAGCGCGAATCGGCGCCGTTGTCATCCCGTTCTCCACCTTCGCCACCGCACCGGAGCTACGTGAGCAACTGGCCCACGCCGACGTCGAAATCCTGCTCGCCACCGCGTCGTACCGGACCCACGACTACCGGCAGCGGCTCGACGGGATCGTGGACTCGCTTCCGCTGTTGCGCCACGTGCTGATCGACGCCGGGCCCGACGGCAGGGTGGACGAGGCGCTGCTGGGCGCGTTGGAAAGCGACGTCGACGCCTGTGATCCGCTGGCGATCGTGTACACCTCGGGGTCCACCAGCGCGGCGAAAGGCGCGCTGCACACCCACGCGTCGCTGCTCGAACACCAGCGCGCGCTCAACACGTTCCGTGGTCTGACCGCCCAGGACAAGTTGTTCTGCAATTCCCCGTTCTTCTGGATCGGCGGGTTCGCGTTCGCGATCCTGGCCGTGCTGTTGGAAGGTGCGACGCTGGTCTGCTCCAACGCTGTCGACGCGGGCGACACGCTCGATCTGATCGAGGCCGAAAAGCCGACCATGACCAACGGTTTCGTGGCCGGC
This region includes:
- a CDS encoding AMP-binding protein, whose amino-acid sequence is MTTDHPLRRRIAAVLRLQPGANAIEYDGQWLTWGQVAGLAHQVAAVGVEDSQVGILLRNNPSHVAALLGVLVGGGTVVVINPSRGDDRIKDDIEGLRLPLIIGTDADLETLVQPSANTTTVAIAGITDPPHVVAANGAGPDTGRADVAVRMLTSGTTGPPKRVDLTYDMLACSVIGTDYANATAPKELRRGVAIVNAPLVHIGGVYRVLQCVCEARSFALLDRFELHPWADAVRRHRPRAVSLVPAALRTVLHSDLTRDDLAGIRAVTSGTAPLSAEDADAFTAKFGIPVLTSYAATEFGGGVAGWSFADYQRYWKAKRGSVGRATLGAQLRVVDDAGTPLAADQPGLLEVKPGQLGPSADWLRTTDMARIDADGFLWILGRADQAIIRGGFKVMPDEVRAALESHPAVHGAAVVGRPDERLGETPVAMVELREHVETAALMDHLRTRLARYEIPTDITVVAEIPRTPSGKPDLNAIREFFTTSVEHA
- a CDS encoding class I adenylate-forming enzyme family protein, encoding MPETTVGAVLRGQAERRGAHPFLICDADRLTYADADKRSARLARGLITLGAGKGTHVGVLYPNGSAFVVAMMAAARIGAVVIPFSTFATAPELREQLAHADVEILLATASYRTHDYRQRLDGIVDSLPLLRHVLIDAGPDGRVDEALLGALESDVDACDPLAIVYTSGSTSAAKGALHTHASLLEHQRALNTFRGLTAQDKLFCNSPFFWIGGFAFAILAVLLEGATLVCSNAVDAGDTLDLIEAEKPTMTNGFVAGIANLARHPSLPQRDLSSLRRGNLYPIMAPQLRPADPELRHSMLGMTESGSVITISADDSDQPEHRRGSFGKPLPGFDTKVIDPDTDAAVAVGEIGELCIRGPYLMQRYYKRSREECFDADGWFHTGDLVRVDQDGYVYFVGRHGAMIKTAGANVAPAEVERAIAGVTGGTVAHVVGIPDSERGQLVAAVIALDDDTQAFDASALREALKGELSAYKIPRRFVVMPSSQIPVLSSGKIDIPRLTKVFDA